The following proteins are encoded in a genomic region of Desulfosporosinus youngiae DSM 17734:
- a CDS encoding immunoglobulin-like domain-containing protein, translated as MKKYSCLLSCIVAIGLTLLSGCESSNGTLTEGTNNTVIKTDSGQSFETTDWETTAYEIVNNLDGVTMRVKEGTEFSTGLTLTFANSSDKQCIYGDYFLLEKKVNERWYQVPAIIDNYGFHSIGYDLAAGGNGEWKVDWSWLYGKPDHGEYRIVKDILDFRGTGDYEKYYLAAEFSVDERTELADLVPMVMIKGKLYLDTGKESDIKARCGVMDGKVTSTVEPFEKPTQDNQSNFGSEYGYQFVDERSIDIYMNEKWIRFELGNI; from the coding sequence ATGAAGAAGTATTCTTGTTTGTTATCATGCATAGTGGCTATAGGCTTAACCCTCTTGTCAGGATGCGAAAGCTCTAATGGAACCTTAACCGAAGGGACAAATAATACTGTAATCAAAACTGATTCCGGTCAATCTTTTGAAACAACTGACTGGGAGACTACCGCCTATGAAATCGTCAACAACTTAGATGGTGTAACAATGAGAGTAAAGGAAGGGACCGAATTTTCTACTGGCTTGACTTTAACCTTTGCGAATAGTTCAGACAAGCAGTGTATCTACGGGGATTATTTCTTACTGGAGAAGAAAGTCAACGAAAGATGGTATCAGGTTCCAGCCATTATTGATAACTACGGATTTCATAGTATTGGTTATGATTTGGCTGCAGGTGGGAATGGGGAATGGAAAGTTGATTGGAGCTGGCTCTATGGGAAGCCGGATCATGGTGAATATCGCATAGTAAAGGATATATTGGATTTTCGAGGTACGGGAGATTATGAAAAATACTATTTGGCAGCGGAGTTTTCAGTTGATGAGCGGACGGAATTAGCTGACTTAGTCCCAATGGTAATGATTAAAGGGAAGCTATATTTAGATACCGGCAAAGAAAGTGATATCAAAGCAAGGTGCGGGGTCATGGATGGGAAAGTAACGTCAACAGTAGAGCCTTTTGAAAAACCTACTCAAGATAATCAATCTAATTTTGGCAGTGAGTATGGATACCAGTTTGTTGATGAACGTAGTATTGATATCTATATGAATGAAAAATGGATTAGATTTGAGCTTGGTAATATTTAG
- a CDS encoding RNA polymerase sigma factor yields MMKKENILASYLINLGEEVFRLLLAKGAKKEDAEDIIQNTFYKVYTLLDDLTENNIRPWFFRVALNEYIDLKRKKEQQNIYLTEEIYSKLQQSDHEFEAILNKDEIFCLLKDIKKEYKEIFFLKYYYDFSHEEIASILEIKVNSVKQKLYRARLFIHSKIGGNVNGDFVKRFFAKS; encoded by the coding sequence ATGATGAAAAAGGAAAATATCCTAGCCTCCTACCTTATCAATTTGGGGGAGGAGGTGTTTCGGCTATTACTGGCCAAAGGAGCCAAAAAGGAAGACGCAGAAGATATAATTCAAAACACCTTTTACAAAGTGTATACTCTGTTAGATGATCTAACAGAGAACAATATACGCCCGTGGTTTTTTAGAGTAGCACTCAATGAATACATTGACTTGAAAAGGAAAAAAGAGCAGCAGAACATCTACTTAACCGAGGAAATTTATTCTAAGCTGCAACAGTCAGACCACGAGTTTGAGGCCATTTTAAATAAGGATGAGATTTTTTGCTTGTTAAAAGACATCAAAAAAGAATACAAAGAAATTTTCTTTTTAAAGTACTACTATGATTTTTCTCATGAAGAAATTGCGTCTATTTTAGAGATTAAGGTTAACAGTGTAAAGCAAAAATTATATCGTGCACGTTTGTTTATTCATTCAAAAATAGGAGGAAACGTTAATGGAGACTTCGTTAAAAGATTCTTTGCAAAAAGCTAA
- a CDS encoding sigma factor regulator N-terminal domain-containing protein: METSLKDSLQKAKLKQLLKTVIIAIIVVLVLLPILYKTGNYFAAKSSTRLHEQLFLHNAIAEPNIQIDSQVISNSSMFGGNIVTNRSKNINGYLVQWSTLTSSYDWLGTRIDHNELIPGSYWSDTEFYEYDKQTKNKVATFYHPSIQEYHNGVQNELGEISQMENHVAEVAISFDQPYTLQEIQARIPDNLNIVWLYMASPVVDESKGPTGMQVYGFDSSDSPKEAYDSFIAALEKYDEHGYNETIQEFLNLNKNKPFDEVKILGAMLTGQTENFKALENQEFIRGASVGATAQIVPYIKPDK, encoded by the coding sequence ATGGAGACTTCGTTAAAAGATTCTTTGCAAAAAGCTAAACTAAAACAATTACTAAAAACCGTTATTATTGCAATTATCGTTGTACTTGTTCTTTTACCGATCCTTTATAAAACTGGCAATTACTTTGCAGCGAAAAGTTCGACAAGACTTCATGAGCAGTTGTTTCTACACAACGCTATTGCTGAACCCAATATTCAAATTGATTCTCAAGTAATAAGTAATTCATCTATGTTTGGCGGCAACATTGTGACGAATCGTTCTAAAAATATTAATGGCTATTTAGTACAATGGAGCACACTTACAAGTTCGTATGATTGGCTTGGCACCCGTATTGATCACAACGAGTTAATACCGGGATCTTATTGGTCTGATACGGAGTTCTATGAGTATGATAAACAAACAAAGAATAAAGTAGCAACATTTTATCATCCATCTATTCAAGAGTACCACAATGGTGTACAAAATGAACTAGGGGAAATTTCACAAATGGAAAATCACGTTGCAGAAGTGGCGATTTCTTTCGATCAGCCTTATACATTGCAAGAAATTCAAGCAAGAATTCCCGATAATTTAAACATCGTATGGTTGTATATGGCATCACCAGTTGTAGATGAAAGTAAGGGACCTACTGGCATGCAAGTTTATGGGTTTGACTCATCTGATTCACCGAAAGAAGCATATGACAGTTTTATTGCGGCACTTGAAAAATATGATGAACATGGTTATAACGAAACAATCCAGGAGTTTTTAAATCTAAATAAAAATAAACCGTTTGATGAAGTGAAAATTTTAGGAGCAATGCTCACCGGCCAAACCGAAAATTTTAAAGCCTTAGAAAATCAGGAGTTTATTCGGGGGGCCTCTGTAGGTGCTACTGCACAAATTGTCCCTTATATTAAGCCGGATAAATAA
- a CDS encoding DUF5301 domain-containing protein, whose amino-acid sequence MSNIQGMFTTVLNMSITASYVAGGVILVRMLLRKAPKIFSYALWAVVLFRLIFPFSFTTAFSFLGLLNVNSQNKAGVLEYVPPDIGSMPAPALQSDIGSLDSTVNSSLPQTAPIASVNPLQMWMDVFSLIWLAGIIVLLSYSVLSYIKIKRQLLTATLVKDNIYESDQIGTAFVCGFIHPKIYVPVSVRDADLSYILEHERTHIQRRDYLIKPLAFLALILHWFNPLMWLSFAFMSRDMEMSCDESVLQKMNQDAKGGYSNSLLSLSVKRNGLFAANPLAFGESHVKARIKNVLNYKKPVFWVVIASTIVLIGAGIALLSNPSDNEPDLSFLNPNSMLSWIGEHEQIKIESSDYGNTFVAGRELGKWLDIAENDWKRKNVSSPYELSPSITIHVKDETINEIRFFESEPTLAMIVYQDKFRYYIIPEEDYVSMKEIAGSGYPQIRSIIFTEHENGNDAASVTITDSKAIMRMAVLMQSGEKYNPSLFFDSTQNDIPPVPDYIRIKMSGDETYHSYFLYTEDEKNYYIDRPYDHINKIDFTTVQEIITIFTDAGNTPQHQTGFDVASNLAIIMSSPKTSSNPQDYINAHKNEYENFMKYGGEDTLQYMLTQFEAGNAEGLRGQIMMQLCKELLGKQNNVSDKSLSPQEWYDALSIRQEIMLPNYKYDGENPIEKLVYATEIEKNSDSKRGGFMVVAPKLFGSYEEKDLLKVFVTTYSARYKLFGNALSEEGGSIIPAAITYRKDDSGKYILEKYEQARDGSEFGPSIRNFCTMPTSGKEIPGLADNIFKHDYEDIRSLLYDNLFKHLKNNDITEATLTNSQGVIKFSMSNPQYKP is encoded by the coding sequence ATGAGCAACATACAAGGAATGTTCACAACCGTTCTGAACATGAGCATCACCGCGTCCTATGTGGCTGGCGGCGTTATTCTTGTTCGAATGCTTTTAAGAAAAGCCCCCAAGATTTTCTCTTATGCCTTATGGGCAGTGGTGCTGTTTCGGCTCATTTTCCCTTTCTCCTTCACTACAGCCTTTAGTTTTTTAGGACTGCTGAATGTGAATTCACAGAACAAAGCGGGTGTGCTGGAATATGTGCCCCCTGATATTGGTTCTATGCCAGCACCTGCACTTCAATCCGATATAGGCAGCTTAGACAGCACAGTGAACTCATCCTTGCCCCAGACTGCACCAATCGCAAGCGTAAACCCTCTGCAGATGTGGATGGATGTTTTTAGCCTTATCTGGCTTGCAGGTATTATTGTGCTGCTTTCCTACAGTGTGCTCTCGTACATAAAAATAAAGAGACAGCTTCTGACCGCTACTCTGGTTAAAGACAATATTTATGAGTCTGATCAGATCGGTACAGCCTTTGTCTGCGGGTTTATTCATCCCAAAATATATGTGCCTGTAAGTGTTAGAGACGCTGACCTTTCCTACATACTGGAACACGAACGCACACACATCCAAAGACGGGACTATCTCATTAAACCCCTTGCTTTTCTCGCCCTTATTCTCCACTGGTTTAATCCGCTTATGTGGTTGTCCTTCGCATTCATGAGCCGGGATATGGAAATGTCTTGTGATGAAAGCGTTCTGCAAAAGATGAACCAGGATGCCAAGGGCGGTTACTCCAATTCCCTACTTTCACTTTCGGTAAAAAGAAACGGACTTTTTGCAGCCAATCCTCTAGCCTTTGGTGAAAGCCATGTAAAGGCAAGGATTAAGAATGTATTGAATTATAAAAAACCTGTATTTTGGGTGGTGATTGCTTCGACCATTGTCTTAATAGGTGCCGGTATAGCACTGCTATCAAATCCCTCTGACAATGAACCGGATTTATCCTTTCTTAATCCTAATAGTATGCTGTCCTGGATAGGCGAACATGAACAGATAAAAATTGAATCATCCGATTATGGCAATACTTTTGTTGCAGGCAGAGAGCTTGGAAAATGGCTGGATATTGCTGAAAATGACTGGAAAAGAAAAAATGTTTCCTCACCTTATGAGCTTTCGCCATCTATTACTATTCATGTGAAGGATGAAACAATCAATGAAATTCGTTTTTTCGAATCTGAGCCTACCCTTGCAATGATAGTATATCAAGATAAATTCAGATATTACATAATTCCAGAGGAGGATTATGTTTCTATGAAAGAGATAGCTGGATCAGGCTATCCCCAGATTCGAAGTATAATATTTACCGAGCATGAGAATGGCAATGATGCCGCATCAGTCACTATTACCGACAGCAAAGCGATCATGCGGATGGCCGTTCTTATGCAAAGCGGCGAGAAGTATAACCCATCCCTGTTTTTCGATTCAACTCAGAACGACATTCCTCCTGTACCTGATTATATTCGGATTAAAATGAGTGGGGATGAAACATACCATTCCTATTTTCTCTACACGGAGGATGAAAAAAATTACTACATAGATAGGCCCTATGACCATATCAACAAAATCGACTTTACCACTGTGCAAGAAATCATCACTATCTTTACAGATGCCGGAAACACTCCGCAACATCAGACCGGTTTTGATGTTGCAAGTAATTTGGCTATCATTATGTCGTCGCCAAAGACTTCTTCAAATCCCCAGGATTATATTAATGCTCATAAAAATGAGTATGAAAACTTCATGAAATATGGCGGAGAAGATACCCTGCAATACATGCTGACCCAGTTTGAAGCCGGCAATGCCGAAGGACTGCGCGGGCAGATTATGATGCAGCTGTGCAAGGAACTTTTGGGGAAGCAAAATAACGTTAGCGACAAATCCCTGTCTCCACAGGAATGGTACGATGCCCTGTCCATCCGCCAGGAGATCATGCTTCCAAATTATAAGTATGATGGTGAGAATCCAATTGAAAAACTTGTCTATGCTACGGAAATCGAGAAAAATTCAGATTCTAAAAGAGGAGGGTTCATGGTTGTCGCGCCGAAACTTTTTGGAAGCTATGAGGAAAAAGATCTGCTAAAGGTCTTTGTAACCACTTATAGTGCGAGGTATAAGCTTTTTGGCAACGCTTTATCAGAAGAAGGAGGCAGCATTATCCCGGCGGCAATCACCTACCGCAAAGATGATAGCGGCAAGTATATCCTGGAGAAATACGAGCAAGCAAGAGATGGCTCGGAATTTGGTCCATCCATCAGGAACTTTTGCACAATGCCGACGTCAGGTAAAGAAATTCCAGGTCTTGCGGACAATATCTTTAAGCATGACTATGAAGATATTCGCAGCCTGCTGTATGATAACCTGTTTAAGCATTTAAAGAACAATGATATTACCGAAGCCACACTTACCAATTCACAAGGTGTAATTAAATTCTCCATGAGCAATCCGCAATACAAACCGTGA
- a CDS encoding BlaI/MecI/CopY family transcriptional regulator, protein MEKFKLFDAEYKFTSIIWDNEPINSTELVRLCADKLGWKKSTTYTVLKKLCDRGILQNQDALVTSLVKREDVQKYESNAVVEKSFDGSLPKFLTAFLGERKITEQEAKELKQIIEEAVK, encoded by the coding sequence ATGGAAAAATTCAAGCTTTTTGATGCCGAGTATAAATTCACAAGTATTATCTGGGACAACGAACCCATCAATTCGACTGAACTTGTCCGACTGTGTGCAGACAAACTCGGATGGAAGAAATCCACCACCTACACAGTTTTGAAAAAGCTCTGCGATCGCGGAATCCTGCAAAATCAAGATGCGCTTGTAACCTCACTTGTCAAACGGGAAGATGTGCAAAAGTACGAGAGTAATGCAGTGGTCGAAAAATCCTTTGATGGCTCTCTTCCGAAATTTCTAACCGCTTTTCTTGGCGAGCGAAAGATTACCGAACAGGAGGCTAAGGAGCTGAAGCAGATTATTGAGGAGGCGGTCAAATGA
- a CDS encoding GNAT family N-acetyltransferase, producing MIEYKRVKDFTEEQLEDLFLSVDWFSGKFPAKLRIAFQNSSKVVSAWDDIKLVGLIRGLDDSVWQATIDCLLVNPQYQGYGIASTLVNSLLQDYKDFLYVEVVPDEKKNVSFYQKHGFEIMDEGTPLQFKGSGWK from the coding sequence ATGATTGAATATAAACGTGTAAAAGACTTTACAGAAGAACAACTTGAAGATTTGTTCTTATCAGTTGATTGGTTTTCAGGAAAATTCCCTGCGAAATTGAGAATAGCATTTCAAAATTCCAGCAAAGTTGTTTCGGCATGGGATGACATTAAGCTTGTTGGGCTTATTCGAGGTTTAGACGATAGTGTATGGCAGGCAACGATTGATTGTTTACTGGTGAATCCACAATATCAAGGTTATGGAATTGCTTCAACATTAGTGAATTCTTTATTGCAGGACTACAAAGATTTTCTTTACGTTGAAGTAGTACCTGATGAAAAGAAAAATGTAAGTTTCTATCAGAAGCATGGGTTTGAAATAATGGATGAAGGAACACCTTTGCAATTTAAAGGTAGTGGATGGAAATGA
- a CDS encoding secondary thiamine-phosphate synthase enzyme YjbQ → MIVAITRDRKLLLAKGSGFQGDFYSVLAGFVEPGETFEECVQREVREEVGLEVEGNSAAHLKTSTVGASQTVIVHQGTLLLGRWQGIYFCEFDGPRERTCYVKILM, encoded by the coding sequence ATGATAGTGGCGATTACAAGAGACCGCAAACTATTATTAGCGAAAGGGAGTGGCTTTCAAGGCGACTTCTATAGCGTTTTGGCCGGTTTTGTAGAACCAGGGGAAACATTTGAAGAGTGTGTGCAAAGAGAAGTCAGAGAAGAAGTTGGCCTGGAAGTTGAGGGTAATTCCGCTGCGCACTTGAAAACAAGCACTGTAGGGGCATCCCAAACGGTCATTGTTCATCAGGGAACATTGCTCTTAGGCCGTTGGCAGGGCATTTATTTTTGTGAATTTGACGGTCCGCGAGAACGTACTTGTTATGTAAAGATCCTTATGTGA
- a CDS encoding MFS transporter, translating into MEKDYKNPEDLEKMHMKINKENKWKRDFLTIAGGQTVSLIGSAAVQFSLIWWLATETGSPIMMSIAGLFAFLPQLVLGPFAGVWVDRLKRKTVIIAADLFIGLAALVFAFFFLFGNPPYWSVCLVLGIRGLGNVFHTPAIQAAVPMLVPQQELVRANGWSQFMQSGAFLLGPVLGAAMYAALPLWIILLSDFAGALVASATVAVVKIPDPERQIKQRPRFFHEMKEGAAAICQDRKLFIVTAATLLGMVFYAPLSTYYPLMTSDYFRADAWHASMVNFGYAAGMMLCAVLLGKFGTIKNKFPVIHLGLLGMGTSSLLCGLLPAEMVWFWVFAALCALLGASSNLYNIPYIAYLQETIAPERMGRAFSLIGSLSSATMPLGLLIAGPVAESRGVSLWFLVSGIALLLLTLVSALLVLPQKADN; encoded by the coding sequence TTGGAGAAAGACTATAAAAATCCTGAAGACCTGGAGAAAATGCATATGAAGATAAACAAAGAGAATAAATGGAAGCGTGATTTCCTTACGATAGCCGGCGGACAGACGGTATCGCTCATAGGCAGCGCCGCCGTGCAGTTTTCCCTGATCTGGTGGCTGGCCACTGAAACGGGGTCTCCTATCATGATGTCAATCGCGGGCCTATTCGCCTTTTTACCCCAGTTGGTTCTCGGCCCCTTTGCAGGGGTGTGGGTCGACCGCCTCAAGCGAAAAACCGTCATTATAGCGGCAGACCTTTTTATAGGACTGGCGGCCCTTGTTTTCGCCTTTTTCTTCCTGTTTGGCAATCCGCCCTATTGGTCGGTTTGCTTGGTGTTGGGCATCAGGGGGCTGGGCAATGTGTTTCACACTCCGGCCATTCAAGCCGCGGTACCCATGCTGGTGCCGCAGCAGGAGCTGGTGCGCGCCAACGGCTGGAGCCAGTTCATGCAGTCGGGCGCCTTTCTGTTGGGGCCCGTATTGGGTGCGGCTATGTATGCCGCCCTGCCCCTTTGGATCATATTGCTGTCCGATTTTGCGGGTGCCCTTGTGGCCAGCGCCACGGTGGCAGTTGTTAAAATACCCGACCCGGAGCGGCAGATAAAACAAAGGCCGCGATTTTTCCATGAAATGAAGGAAGGCGCGGCGGCTATCTGCCAGGACAGAAAGCTGTTTATCGTGACGGCGGCCACGCTGCTCGGCATGGTTTTTTACGCGCCTCTGTCCACTTATTATCCGCTCATGACCAGTGACTATTTCCGAGCCGATGCTTGGCATGCCAGCATGGTCAACTTTGGTTATGCGGCGGGCATGATGCTCTGCGCCGTATTATTAGGAAAGTTCGGCACCATCAAAAACAAGTTTCCGGTTATCCATCTGGGACTTTTGGGCATGGGAACATCTTCATTGCTCTGCGGTCTGCTGCCTGCGGAGATGGTCTGGTTCTGGGTGTTCGCGGCATTGTGCGCCCTGCTGGGAGCCAGCAGCAACCTGTATAACATTCCCTATATCGCTTATTTGCAGGAAACCATCGCCCCAGAGCGGATGGGGCGTGCTTTTTCCCTGATCGGAAGCCTTAGTTCAGCGACTATGCCTTTGGGATTACTCATAGCAGGCCCAGTTGCTGAAAGCAGGGGAGTATCGTTGTGGTTTTTGGTTTCCGGGATCGCACTCCTGCTGCTTACGCTGGTCAGCGCCCTGCTCGTCCTCCCGCAAAAGGCGGATAATTAA
- a CDS encoding iron chaperone: MWQCPKCGREFKNTNQDHYCGEPPKTIDSYIAAQPEDVRPYLNQVRDTLRDALPDAEERISWSMPTYWRKQNIVHFAAFKKHIGLYPGDKAVEHFLERLTEYKTSKGAVQFPYRMPLPLPLIAEIAKWCYDTGNYH, from the coding sequence ATGTGGCAATGTCCTAAATGCGGACGGGAGTTCAAGAACACAAACCAAGACCATTACTGCGGCGAACCGCCGAAAACGATTGATTCCTATATTGCCGCCCAACCGGAGGACGTTCGGCCGTACTTAAATCAAGTGCGGGATACGCTCCGTGATGCGCTTCCAGACGCGGAGGAGCGTATCTCATGGAGTATGCCGACTTATTGGCGCAAACAAAATATAGTTCATTTTGCGGCATTCAAAAAGCACATCGGACTATACCCCGGCGATAAGGCTGTAGAGCATTTCCTTGAAAGGCTCACGGAATACAAGACAAGCAAAGGCGCAGTGCAGTTTCCATACCGCATGCCGTTGCCACTCCCGCTTATCGCTGAAATAGCGAAATGGTGTTACGATACCGGAAATTATCACTAA
- a CDS encoding DUF4177 domain-containing protein produces MDRWEYKTVTFDAKGLFKSKFEFDEFDVELSKLGNEGWELVTMVTPISASGYTVKLVATFKRKK; encoded by the coding sequence ATGGATAGATGGGAATACAAAACTGTTACTTTTGATGCTAAGGGGTTGTTTAAATCAAAGTTTGAATTTGATGAATTTGATGTAGAGTTGAGTAAACTCGGCAACGAAGGTTGGGAACTTGTAACTATGGTAACCCCTATATCTGCTAGTGGATATACAGTTAAACTAGTAGCTACCTTTAAGCGTAAAAAATAA
- a CDS encoding methyltetrahydrofolate--corrinoid methyltransferase, protein MLIVGEKLNSTIPSVREAIKTRNVEFVQDLARRQVAGGASYLDLNTAQGNNELDDMEWAVKVLQEVVDVPLCIDATDPEVIRAGLKLHRGKAMLNSISMETSRLNGMLPLISEFSCAVVGLTLNDSGIPKTAEERIAIAGQLVDELRRAKVNIEEDVYIDPLVLPLAVNSENGVIFFRCLEEIKKVYNVKTISGLSNVSHDLPKRKIINRYFLTACMVNGMDAAIMDPTDCKLTTAITAANLLLGKDRFARGYIKAFRGEALEE, encoded by the coding sequence ATGTTAATCGTCGGTGAGAAACTCAATAGTACGATTCCGTCGGTGAGGGAAGCCATTAAGACCAGAAATGTGGAGTTTGTTCAGGACCTGGCCCGCCGTCAGGTTGCCGGGGGCGCCAGCTATTTGGATCTTAATACAGCCCAGGGAAACAACGAATTAGACGACATGGAATGGGCCGTGAAGGTTTTACAAGAGGTCGTGGATGTTCCTCTCTGCATTGATGCAACGGATCCCGAGGTCATTAGAGCAGGGTTAAAGCTGCACCGTGGCAAAGCAATGCTTAACTCTATTAGTATGGAAACCAGCCGTCTAAATGGAATGCTCCCGCTGATCAGTGAATTCAGCTGTGCAGTCGTGGGTTTGACTTTAAATGACAGCGGTATCCCTAAGACCGCGGAAGAGCGCATAGCAATTGCCGGGCAGCTCGTTGATGAATTAAGGCGGGCTAAGGTGAATATAGAGGAAGATGTCTATATCGATCCTTTAGTACTTCCCTTGGCGGTTAATAGTGAAAATGGCGTGATCTTTTTTCGCTGTCTTGAAGAAATCAAAAAAGTCTATAACGTCAAGACTATATCCGGCTTAAGTAATGTATCTCACGACTTACCAAAGCGCAAAATAATCAATCGCTATTTCTTAACGGCTTGTATGGTTAACGGAATGGACGCCGCAATTATGGACCCGACGGACTGCAAATTAACTACCGCGATAACGGCGGCAAATCTGCTTCTGGGCAAAGACCGTTTTGCCCGGGGTTATATAAAAGCCTTTCGAGGAGAGGCTTTGGAGGAGTAA
- a CDS encoding CynX/NimT family MFS transporter, translating into MMMRKAWAVMWAVYLASVAVVINQFKVPPVMDMLLDQLQIDLTLGGWLMSVFAVAGVVLSLPAALILDRLGPKSGGMIALICTIIGSTLGAVAESAAMLLLGRTIEGIGLGLIAVVAPAVIAMWFPPAQRGLPMGIWASWVPLGSFLIFNLANPLKSAYNWQGVWWFGSLAALVALVVYWGVVTSPGDSKADTQKAVEENPQVSYAAGFKSPAIWLLALGFGAFGFANAGFTTWAPRFFTDVHGIPPGTANFYTSISPMCSILTTVLAGWAIDYFKKPKAILLISAVFTLIFYGYAFLIGSASLILPWMILTGLIVGFYPTATFTLAPEAVCSPRLAGLAMAILNLLFNAGFMLGPPVVGFVVNNAQGNWGTASIPIAILLTAAIAASLGFAAVSRKKEMT; encoded by the coding sequence ATGATGATGCGGAAGGCTTGGGCGGTTATGTGGGCGGTCTACTTAGCTAGTGTTGCAGTGGTAATCAATCAATTTAAAGTTCCCCCCGTCATGGATATGCTGCTTGATCAGTTGCAGATTGACTTGACTTTAGGGGGATGGCTAATGTCGGTTTTTGCCGTGGCAGGGGTGGTTCTCTCCCTGCCGGCAGCTCTTATTCTGGACCGGCTTGGACCAAAGAGCGGCGGAATGATCGCCTTGATTTGCACCATTATCGGTTCAACGCTGGGGGCGGTTGCCGAAAGCGCTGCCATGTTGCTATTGGGGAGGACCATCGAGGGGATTGGCTTAGGGCTCATCGCTGTTGTGGCCCCCGCTGTCATCGCCATGTGGTTTCCCCCGGCCCAAAGAGGTCTGCCTATGGGAATTTGGGCGTCATGGGTACCGCTTGGCAGTTTTCTAATCTTTAACCTGGCTAACCCGTTAAAATCAGCCTACAATTGGCAGGGGGTTTGGTGGTTTGGTTCTTTGGCGGCGCTGGTTGCTTTAGTTGTTTATTGGGGCGTAGTGACAAGTCCCGGGGATAGTAAGGCAGATACACAAAAGGCAGTGGAAGAAAACCCGCAGGTATCCTATGCGGCCGGGTTCAAAAGCCCCGCTATTTGGCTTTTGGCTCTTGGCTTTGGCGCTTTTGGTTTTGCCAATGCCGGATTTACGACTTGGGCTCCGCGTTTTTTTACGGATGTCCATGGAATCCCCCCCGGAACCGCCAATTTTTACACTAGTATAAGTCCTATGTGCAGCATCTTAACCACTGTACTGGCCGGCTGGGCCATTGACTATTTCAAAAAGCCTAAGGCTATTCTGCTGATCAGCGCGGTCTTTACTCTGATTTTTTATGGTTATGCCTTTTTGATAGGCTCAGCGAGTTTAATTTTACCCTGGATGATTCTCACAGGTTTGATAGTAGGATTTTACCCGACAGCTACCTTTACCCTAGCTCCGGAGGCTGTATGCTCACCCCGGTTAGCCGGTTTAGCTATGGCAATCTTGAATCTTCTATTCAATGCAGGTTTTATGCTTGGTCCCCCGGTTGTGGGGTTCGTTGTCAATAATGCCCAAGGCAATTGGGGAACTGCGTCCATCCCCATCGCTATTCTTCTAACCGCAGCGATTGCGGCTTCCTTAGGGTTTGCCGCGGTGAGCCGGAAAAAGGAGATGACATAG
- a CDS encoding cobalamin B12-binding domain-containing protein, which translates to MAKLSEPLASAIAELEDDKAIELVKQRLDGGTKPLEIVRSLQEGMSEVGSRFEAGDYFLSELILAGEAMKGAMDLLEPHLGGVNQEHRGDVVIGTVHGDVHDLGKNIVVMLLKGAGYNVIDLGVDVPADKFVDAIKEHNAPLVGMSVLLTGCQPAMKDTITAIRNAGLQTKVIIGGNYVDEIVKNNVGADFIGVGASDAVKYANQVFAG; encoded by the coding sequence ATGGCAAAATTATCGGAACCACTGGCAAGTGCTATTGCCGAATTAGAAGATGATAAAGCGATTGAATTAGTTAAACAGCGTTTGGACGGCGGAACCAAACCCTTGGAGATCGTAAGATCCTTACAGGAAGGCATGAGTGAGGTAGGAAGCCGCTTTGAAGCGGGCGACTATTTTTTAAGCGAACTTATTTTGGCCGGTGAAGCCATGAAAGGTGCCATGGACCTTTTAGAGCCGCACTTAGGCGGCGTGAATCAGGAACATCGCGGCGATGTTGTCATCGGGACGGTTCATGGGGATGTGCACGACCTGGGGAAAAACATTGTGGTTATGCTGCTCAAGGGAGCGGGCTATAATGTTATCGATCTCGGGGTAGACGTTCCTGCGGACAAGTTTGTCGACGCAATTAAGGAACACAATGCCCCTTTGGTAGGAATGAGCGTCCTTTTGACGGGTTGCCAGCCTGCCATGAAGGATACGATCACAGCGATTAGAAATGCCGGTTTGCAAACTAAAGTTATCATCGGTGGAAACTACGTGGACGAAATCGTTAAAAACAATGTCGGAGCCGATTTTATCGGGGTCGGAGCCAGCGATGCCGTCAAGTACGCCAATCAAGTTTTTGCGGGTTAG